The bacterium DNA segment GGTTAGAAAAAGATGAAGACGGAATATATGTGGCAACATGTCCTTCTTTGCCGGGTTGTATTTCTCAAGGCAAAACGGAGAAAGAAGCATCGAAAAACATTAAGGAAGCAATTCGACTCCATTTAAAATGTTTAGCAGAAGACGGTCTTCCGCTCTTTGAGAGTAAAAAAGCTAAAGAAACTCTTATTGAGGTAAAAGTATGAGCAAACTTCCTGTAATCTCAGGAAGCAAAACAATAAAAGCACTTATGAAGACAGGTTACTATGTCCGTGACCAAGAAGGAAGTCACATCCACTTGAGACACCCCTTCAGAAAGCCCCTAACCATCCCAAACCACAAAGAAATAGCCAGAGGCACATTAAGACAAATTATCAAAGAGGCAGATTTGACTGTCGAGAAATTCAGAAAATTATTATAAATAAGGTTGTTTTACAGAAAAAATATCTGAAACAATTCTCTATCGAAAAAATGGCTAAAGAAACTGAAGATTTGTATGAGGAATTAATTAATAAGATGAAGTAAATTTGTCAATTGTATCAACTAATACTTTTGCCCTTCTAGCATAATCTTCATGACCTATTTCCAGATTCTTTTTCACTCTTTTAAGATTTTCTGGAGTGAGCGAACTATCAAAAGTTTTCTTGTGATAATGCACAACATTATCAATGTCTTCATGTAACATGTTTAATTGGGTTAATATATCTAATGCGGTTTGTT contains these protein-coding regions:
- a CDS encoding type II toxin-antitoxin system HicA family toxin; protein product: MSKLPVISGSKTIKALMKTGYYVRDQEGSHIHLRHPFRKPLTIPNHKEIARGTLRQIIKEADLTVEKFRKLL
- a CDS encoding type II toxin-antitoxin system HicB family antitoxin, translating into LEKDEDGIYVATCPSLPGCISQGKTEKEASKNIKEAIRLHLKCLAEDGLPLFESKKAKETLIEVKV